The bacterium sequence GAAAAGCGCCGTATGGGTCTTTGCGGGCGCTGCGACAGCGCTTGTTCTTGTAACGCTTTTAGGTGTCTTGTTCGGCGACGTTTTACTCCGCTATGTGCCGGAAAAGATCCTGAAGAAAGTAGCGGCTCTGGCGTTTGTCACCATCGGCGTGCTGATTTTCTTCAACAAGATGTAAGCAAA is a genomic window containing:
- a CDS encoding TMEM165/GDT1 family protein, yielding MKVFCLTFVTLFLAELGDKTQLSVILLTSKTKSAVWVFAGAATALVLVTLLGVLFGDVLLRYVPEKILKKVAALAFVTIGVLIFFNKM